In Mastacembelus armatus chromosome 5, fMasArm1.2, whole genome shotgun sequence, a single genomic region encodes these proteins:
- the os9 gene encoding protein OS-9 isoform X1: MAASLVRWLKRSYAFLLICPLCVPAFLNLEELNEMKYGIQILPDPVILGQTKTEEVMMVSSKYKQLYECRLPAQAVRFHQDPASEPDSQGYNGPDIPDLLSPMHKAPCLMKTKDWWTYEFCYGQYIRQYHLEDTEIKGDILFLGYYDSEFDWNNETAKASKQHRLKRYHSQTYVNGSKCDLNGNPRETEVRFVCEEGSGDYIARVDEPQSCRYVLTIHTSRTCQHPFLRPPSTAKPQGIVCQPALSAQQYMDYVKAQVSDTKRKVEQISEELRSLDEILAGNEGADGAVEVTAEETSSTPSEEPDRKADTGDGSDDAWLEEAEDSDFWEGVSKPGSPKTTASEQESQAADDGTDTLTDNEIIDDGDEVEKFNFKIITDPADLMKFVQHLKESNRKKAQSQARSQGEEPVSERVTGKHGEEEKDEDERLLQEFEDEMADLSVPSHKIEEIKEEMQKEFDNIINEAQQELETEGLKGEFDRTQATQTLETTLDKLLDHLEEKDVQDPEQQTAGVQRASDPTRGSPSLAPKQPDQATDDLVKIKITKYKTGSSPDGEVKVQEMGEGDPQWQHIKDVVKEQLEKAGLKAEGKIEVKILTRKNVDEAGDQWLSEEDTKSFRELLINLLTGGTEEVYKEQKRQQELENNYRFVWGESQEESQSSSTSDSDDVDI; this comes from the exons ATGGCTGCTTCTTTAGTACGGTGGCTAAAAAGATCCTACGCTTTCTTACTGATatgtcctctctgtgtcccGGCCTTTTTGAATTTAGAGGAGCTGAATGAGATGAAATATGGGATTCAGATTCTCCCCGACCCGGTCATCTTGGGGCAG ACCAAGACAGAGGAGGTTATGATGGTGTCCAGTAAGTACAAGCAGTTGTATGAGTGTCGACTTCCAGCCCAGGCTGTCCGGTTCCATCAGGACCCTGCTTCTGAGCCAGACTCACAAGGCTACAACGGACCAGACATCCCAGACCTGCTCAGTCCAATGCACAAAGCCCCGTGTCTAATGAAG ACAAAGGACTGGTGGACATATGAGTTCTGTTATGGTCAATATATCAGACAGTACCACCTTGAGG ACACAGAAATCAAAGGGGACATTCTCTTTCTCGGTTATTATGACTCTGAATTTGATTGGaataatgaaacagcaaag gcCTCCAAGCAGCACAGGCTGAAGCGCTACCACAGCCAGACCTACGTAAATGGCTCTAAGTGTGACCTAAATGGAAATCCCAGAGAGACTGAAGTGCGG TTTGTTTGTGAAGAAGGCTCGGGTGACTACATCGCCCGAGTGGATGAGCCACAGTCCTGTCGCTATGTCCTGACAATTCACACCAGTCGTACCTGCCAGCATCCATTCCTGAGGCCACCATCCACTGCCAAGCCCCAGGGTATCGTATGCCAGCCAGCGCTAAGTGCTCAACAGTACATGGATTATGTCAAGGCTCAAGTCT CGGACACAAAGCGTAAAGTAGAGCAGATCTCAGAGGAGCTGAGGAGTCTTGATGAGATCCTGGCTGGTAATGAAGGGGCAGATGGAGCAGTGGAAGTAACAGCAGAAGAGACATCATCTACACCCAGTGAGGAGCCAGACAGAAAAG CAGACACTGGTGACGGGTCTGATGATGCCTGGTTGGAAGAGGCAGAAGATTCTGATTTCTGGGAGGGAGTATCAAAACCAGGGAGTCCAAAAACAACTGCTTCTGAGCAGGAGAGTCAG GCAGCCGATGACGGCACTGACACACTTACAGACAATGAAATCAtagatgatggtgatgaag TAGAAAAATTCAACTTTAAAATCATCACTGACCCAGCAGATCTGATGAAATTTGTTCAACACCTCAAAGAGAGTAACAGGAAG aaagCTCAAAGCCAAGCCAGAAGTCAAGGAGAGGAACCAGTAAGTGAAAGGGTAACAGGAAAGCACGGTGAGGAGGAAAAGGATGAGGATGAACGCCTGCTACAGGAGTTTGAGGATGAGATGGCAGACCTCTCTGTACCATCGCATAAAATTGAAGAGATAAAGGAGGAAATGCAAAAGGAGTTTGACAACATCATAAATGAG GCTCAGCAGGAATTGGAGACTGAGGGTCTAAAAGGGGAGTTTGATCGCACTCAAGCAACACAGACACTGGAGACAACACTGGACAAGCTTCTTGACCATTTGGAGGAGAAGGATGTCCAGGATccagagcagcagacagcaGGGGTTCAAAGAGCCAGTGACCCAACCAGAGGCAGCCCCAGCCTGGCTCCAAAACAGCCAG ACCAAGCGACTGACGACCTTGTTAAGATCAAAATTACTAAGTATAAGACGGGCAGCAGCCCTGATGGGGAGGTCAAAGTTCAGGAGATGGGCGAAGGAGACCCCCAGTGGCAGCACATAAAGGACGTGGTTAAAGAACAGCTAGAGAAAGCAGGACTGAAGGCCGAAG gtaaAATTGAGGTGAAAATCTTGACAAGGAAAAATGTAGATGAAGCAGGTGACCAGTGGCTGAGTGAAGAAGATACAAAGTCCTTCAGGGAGCTGCTCATAAATCTCCTG
- the os9 gene encoding protein OS-9 isoform X3 produces the protein MAASLVRWLKRSYAFLLICPLCVPAFLNLEELNEMKYGIQILPDPVILGQTKTEEVMMVSSKYKQLYECRLPAQAVRFHQDPASEPDSQGYNGPDIPDLLSPMHKAPCLMKTKDWWTYEFCYGQYIRQYHLEDTEIKGDILFLGYYDSEFDWNNETAKASKQHRLKRYHSQTYVNGSKCDLNGNPRETEVRFVCEEGSGDYIARVDEPQSCRYVLTIHTSRTCQHPFLRPPSTAKPQGIVCQPALSAQQYMDYVKAQVSDTKRKVEQISEELRSLDEILAGNEGADGAVEVTAEETSSTPSEEPDRKADTGDGSDDAWLEEAEDSDFWEGVSKPGSPKTTASEQESQAADDGTDTLTDNEIIDDGDEEKFNFKIITDPADLMKFVQHLKESNRKKAQSQARSQGEEPVSERVTGKHGEEEKDEDERLLQEFEDEMADLSVPSHKIEEIKEEMQKEFDNIINEAQQELETEGLKGEFDRTQATQTLETTLDKLLDHLEEKDVQDPEQQTAGVQRASDPTRGSPSLAPKQPDQATDDLVKIKITKYKTGSSPDGEVKVQEMGEGDPQWQHIKDVVKEQLEKAGLKAEGKIEVKILTRKNVDEAGDQWLSEEDTKSFRELLINLLTGGTEEVYKEQKRQQELENNYRFVWGESQEESQSSSTSDSDDVDI, from the exons ATGGCTGCTTCTTTAGTACGGTGGCTAAAAAGATCCTACGCTTTCTTACTGATatgtcctctctgtgtcccGGCCTTTTTGAATTTAGAGGAGCTGAATGAGATGAAATATGGGATTCAGATTCTCCCCGACCCGGTCATCTTGGGGCAG ACCAAGACAGAGGAGGTTATGATGGTGTCCAGTAAGTACAAGCAGTTGTATGAGTGTCGACTTCCAGCCCAGGCTGTCCGGTTCCATCAGGACCCTGCTTCTGAGCCAGACTCACAAGGCTACAACGGACCAGACATCCCAGACCTGCTCAGTCCAATGCACAAAGCCCCGTGTCTAATGAAG ACAAAGGACTGGTGGACATATGAGTTCTGTTATGGTCAATATATCAGACAGTACCACCTTGAGG ACACAGAAATCAAAGGGGACATTCTCTTTCTCGGTTATTATGACTCTGAATTTGATTGGaataatgaaacagcaaag gcCTCCAAGCAGCACAGGCTGAAGCGCTACCACAGCCAGACCTACGTAAATGGCTCTAAGTGTGACCTAAATGGAAATCCCAGAGAGACTGAAGTGCGG TTTGTTTGTGAAGAAGGCTCGGGTGACTACATCGCCCGAGTGGATGAGCCACAGTCCTGTCGCTATGTCCTGACAATTCACACCAGTCGTACCTGCCAGCATCCATTCCTGAGGCCACCATCCACTGCCAAGCCCCAGGGTATCGTATGCCAGCCAGCGCTAAGTGCTCAACAGTACATGGATTATGTCAAGGCTCAAGTCT CGGACACAAAGCGTAAAGTAGAGCAGATCTCAGAGGAGCTGAGGAGTCTTGATGAGATCCTGGCTGGTAATGAAGGGGCAGATGGAGCAGTGGAAGTAACAGCAGAAGAGACATCATCTACACCCAGTGAGGAGCCAGACAGAAAAG CAGACACTGGTGACGGGTCTGATGATGCCTGGTTGGAAGAGGCAGAAGATTCTGATTTCTGGGAGGGAGTATCAAAACCAGGGAGTCCAAAAACAACTGCTTCTGAGCAGGAGAGTCAG GCAGCCGATGACGGCACTGACACACTTACAGACAATGAAATCAtagatgatggtgatgaag AAAAATTCAACTTTAAAATCATCACTGACCCAGCAGATCTGATGAAATTTGTTCAACACCTCAAAGAGAGTAACAGGAAG aaagCTCAAAGCCAAGCCAGAAGTCAAGGAGAGGAACCAGTAAGTGAAAGGGTAACAGGAAAGCACGGTGAGGAGGAAAAGGATGAGGATGAACGCCTGCTACAGGAGTTTGAGGATGAGATGGCAGACCTCTCTGTACCATCGCATAAAATTGAAGAGATAAAGGAGGAAATGCAAAAGGAGTTTGACAACATCATAAATGAG GCTCAGCAGGAATTGGAGACTGAGGGTCTAAAAGGGGAGTTTGATCGCACTCAAGCAACACAGACACTGGAGACAACACTGGACAAGCTTCTTGACCATTTGGAGGAGAAGGATGTCCAGGATccagagcagcagacagcaGGGGTTCAAAGAGCCAGTGACCCAACCAGAGGCAGCCCCAGCCTGGCTCCAAAACAGCCAG ACCAAGCGACTGACGACCTTGTTAAGATCAAAATTACTAAGTATAAGACGGGCAGCAGCCCTGATGGGGAGGTCAAAGTTCAGGAGATGGGCGAAGGAGACCCCCAGTGGCAGCACATAAAGGACGTGGTTAAAGAACAGCTAGAGAAAGCAGGACTGAAGGCCGAAG gtaaAATTGAGGTGAAAATCTTGACAAGGAAAAATGTAGATGAAGCAGGTGACCAGTGGCTGAGTGAAGAAGATACAAAGTCCTTCAGGGAGCTGCTCATAAATCTCCTG
- the b4galnt1b gene encoding beta-1,4 N-acetylgalactosaminyltransferase 1 — protein sequence MRSLKKTVLLAILVSVVLVLALLHSWPTRVYTTVDVWQRPGQISEKHLEERLPGPDHLLGNIPFHVRDNVASLLARNGCVCEAETGGINLPFAQLLFPRVSAHPLHTAFDASELEEIKRRRAKEYESFQKRSQKSADVLIIAEANSPLQYPTQGVEVRPLKTIIIPGLALHNLPREHYIINITATLGTLNVAAEVDGVKLRGDGEMHMTLSSSRLPNLNRQLQFVTYTNTLFHPSTADAVQFETDGHQAVFSIKIRHGVTPKLYNTGSKGDYNVSALVTIATKTFLRYDKLQDLIDSIRRYYPSVTIVIADDSENPKTISGPYIEHYIMPFGKGWFAGRNLAVSQVTTKYVLWVDDDFIFTANTKLEKLVDVLERTTLDLVGGAVREATGYTATYRQTISIEPGEEDGDCLHMRRGFHHVIQGFPNCVVTDGVINFFLARTDKVQQVGFDPRLTRVAHLEFFIDGLGSLHVGSCDDVIVNHATKIKLPWVSQSESDKTYAKFRYPPASSDATHTKNGLLFFKNRFQCLTHN from the exons ATGCGCTCCCTGAAGAAGACTGTGTTGCTCGCCATCCTGGTGTCTGTGGTGCTGGTACTGGCCCTCCTCCATTCGTGGCCCACTCGGGTCTACACCACAGTGGATGTTTGGCAGCGACCAGGACAAATATCAGAGAAGCATCTGGAGGAGAGGCTCCCAGGCCCAGACCACCTACTCGGCAACATCCCCTTCCACGTGAGGGATAATGTGGCAAG TTTATTGGCTCGTAACGGGTGTGTATGTGAGGCTGAGACCGGAGGAATAAACCTGCCCTTTGCCCAACTCTTATTCCCACGAGTGTCAGCACACCCGCTGCACACTGCCTTTGACGCCTCCGAGCTGGAGGAAATAAAGAGGAGACGGGCCAAAGAGTACGAGAGCTTCCAGAAGAG GTCACAGAAATCTGCAGATGTCCTTATCATTGCAGAGGCTAACAGTCCCTTACAGTATCCGACCCAGGGGGTGGAAGTACGACCCCTGAAAACAATCATCATCCCAG GATTGGCCTTACACAACCTTCCCAGAGAGCATTACATC ATAAACATCACTGCCACACTGGGAACTCTGAATGTGGCAGCAGAGGTAGACGGGGTGAAACTCAGAGGTGACGGTGAGATGCATATGACGCTGTCGAGTAGCCGCTTGCCAAATCTGAACCgacagctgcagtttgtcaccTACACAAACACGTTGTTTCACCCCAGCACAGCGGACGCAG TGCAGTTTGAAACAGACGGGCATCAAGCCGTCTTCAGTATCAAGATCCGTCACGGGGTAACGCCAAAACTGTACAACACAGGATCCAAAGGAG ACTACAATGTCAGCGCCCTCGTTACCATAGCTACGAAGACTTTCCTGCGTTATGATAAACTTCAAGATCTTATCGACAGCATCAGAAGATACTATCCCAGTGTCACCATAGTAATTGCTGATGACAGTGAAAATCCCAAAACCATCTCTGGGCCCTACATCGAACATTATATTATGCCTTTTGGGAAA GGCTGGTTTGCCGGACGAAACCTGGCTGTGTCCCAGGTGACCACAAAGTACGTGCTGTGGGTGGATGATGACTTCATCTTCACAGCCAACACAAAGCTGGAGAAACTTGTGGATGTTTTAGAGAGGACCACTCTAGATCTG GTGGGTGGTGCAGTGCGAGAAGCAACAGGGTATACGGCCACCTACAGACAGACCATCTCCATTGAGCCGGGAGAGGAGGACGGGGACTGCTTACACATGAGGAGAGGATTTCATCACGTCATCCAAGGCTTTCCCAACTGTGTTGTCACTGACGGGGTCATTAACTTCTTCCTGGCTCGCACTGACAAAGTCCAGCAGGTCGGCTTTGACCCACGTCTCACCAGAGTAGCTCACCTGG AGTTTTTCATCGATGGTCTGGGATCTCTTCACGTGGGCTCTTGTGATGATGTCATTGTCAACCATGCAACCAAAATCAAACTTCCCTgggtcagccaatcagagagcgaCAAGACCTACGCCAAGTTTCGCTACCCGCCGGCCTCCTCCGACGCCACACACACGAAAAATGGCCTCCTGTTTTTTAAGAACCGATTTCAGTGTTTGACTCATAATTAG
- the os9 gene encoding protein OS-9 isoform X2: protein MAASLVRWLKRSYAFLLICPLCVPAFLNLEELNEMKYGIQILPDPVILGQTKTEEVMMVSSKYKQLYECRLPAQAVRFHQDPASEPDSQGYNGPDIPDLLSPMHKAPCLMKTKDWWTYEFCYGQYIRQYHLEDTEIKGDILFLGYYDSEFDWNNETAKASKQHRLKRYHSQTYVNGSKCDLNGNPRETEVRFVCEEGSGDYIARVDEPQSCRYVLTIHTSRTCQHPFLRPPSTAKPQGIVCQPALSAQQYMDYVKAQVSDTKRKVEQISEELRSLDEILAGNEGADGAVEVTAEETSSTPSEEPDRKDTGDGSDDAWLEEAEDSDFWEGVSKPGSPKTTASEQESQAADDGTDTLTDNEIIDDGDEVEKFNFKIITDPADLMKFVQHLKESNRKKAQSQARSQGEEPVSERVTGKHGEEEKDEDERLLQEFEDEMADLSVPSHKIEEIKEEMQKEFDNIINEAQQELETEGLKGEFDRTQATQTLETTLDKLLDHLEEKDVQDPEQQTAGVQRASDPTRGSPSLAPKQPDQATDDLVKIKITKYKTGSSPDGEVKVQEMGEGDPQWQHIKDVVKEQLEKAGLKAEGKIEVKILTRKNVDEAGDQWLSEEDTKSFRELLINLLTGGTEEVYKEQKRQQELENNYRFVWGESQEESQSSSTSDSDDVDI from the exons ATGGCTGCTTCTTTAGTACGGTGGCTAAAAAGATCCTACGCTTTCTTACTGATatgtcctctctgtgtcccGGCCTTTTTGAATTTAGAGGAGCTGAATGAGATGAAATATGGGATTCAGATTCTCCCCGACCCGGTCATCTTGGGGCAG ACCAAGACAGAGGAGGTTATGATGGTGTCCAGTAAGTACAAGCAGTTGTATGAGTGTCGACTTCCAGCCCAGGCTGTCCGGTTCCATCAGGACCCTGCTTCTGAGCCAGACTCACAAGGCTACAACGGACCAGACATCCCAGACCTGCTCAGTCCAATGCACAAAGCCCCGTGTCTAATGAAG ACAAAGGACTGGTGGACATATGAGTTCTGTTATGGTCAATATATCAGACAGTACCACCTTGAGG ACACAGAAATCAAAGGGGACATTCTCTTTCTCGGTTATTATGACTCTGAATTTGATTGGaataatgaaacagcaaag gcCTCCAAGCAGCACAGGCTGAAGCGCTACCACAGCCAGACCTACGTAAATGGCTCTAAGTGTGACCTAAATGGAAATCCCAGAGAGACTGAAGTGCGG TTTGTTTGTGAAGAAGGCTCGGGTGACTACATCGCCCGAGTGGATGAGCCACAGTCCTGTCGCTATGTCCTGACAATTCACACCAGTCGTACCTGCCAGCATCCATTCCTGAGGCCACCATCCACTGCCAAGCCCCAGGGTATCGTATGCCAGCCAGCGCTAAGTGCTCAACAGTACATGGATTATGTCAAGGCTCAAGTCT CGGACACAAAGCGTAAAGTAGAGCAGATCTCAGAGGAGCTGAGGAGTCTTGATGAGATCCTGGCTGGTAATGAAGGGGCAGATGGAGCAGTGGAAGTAACAGCAGAAGAGACATCATCTACACCCAGTGAGGAGCCAGACAGAAAAG ACACTGGTGACGGGTCTGATGATGCCTGGTTGGAAGAGGCAGAAGATTCTGATTTCTGGGAGGGAGTATCAAAACCAGGGAGTCCAAAAACAACTGCTTCTGAGCAGGAGAGTCAG GCAGCCGATGACGGCACTGACACACTTACAGACAATGAAATCAtagatgatggtgatgaag TAGAAAAATTCAACTTTAAAATCATCACTGACCCAGCAGATCTGATGAAATTTGTTCAACACCTCAAAGAGAGTAACAGGAAG aaagCTCAAAGCCAAGCCAGAAGTCAAGGAGAGGAACCAGTAAGTGAAAGGGTAACAGGAAAGCACGGTGAGGAGGAAAAGGATGAGGATGAACGCCTGCTACAGGAGTTTGAGGATGAGATGGCAGACCTCTCTGTACCATCGCATAAAATTGAAGAGATAAAGGAGGAAATGCAAAAGGAGTTTGACAACATCATAAATGAG GCTCAGCAGGAATTGGAGACTGAGGGTCTAAAAGGGGAGTTTGATCGCACTCAAGCAACACAGACACTGGAGACAACACTGGACAAGCTTCTTGACCATTTGGAGGAGAAGGATGTCCAGGATccagagcagcagacagcaGGGGTTCAAAGAGCCAGTGACCCAACCAGAGGCAGCCCCAGCCTGGCTCCAAAACAGCCAG ACCAAGCGACTGACGACCTTGTTAAGATCAAAATTACTAAGTATAAGACGGGCAGCAGCCCTGATGGGGAGGTCAAAGTTCAGGAGATGGGCGAAGGAGACCCCCAGTGGCAGCACATAAAGGACGTGGTTAAAGAACAGCTAGAGAAAGCAGGACTGAAGGCCGAAG gtaaAATTGAGGTGAAAATCTTGACAAGGAAAAATGTAGATGAAGCAGGTGACCAGTGGCTGAGTGAAGAAGATACAAAGTCCTTCAGGGAGCTGCTCATAAATCTCCTG